GAAAGAAAGCGGGTTTTTGTTCTCCAGTCCTTGGACTATATAGATGAGGTCATCCTTGGAAGCTTGGGCGACAAGTATCAGATTATAGAAGCCCTCGAGCCGGACGTAATCTGCCTTGGCTACGACCAGAAGGCATTTACGGACAATCTGGGAGAGGAAATCAAGAAAAGGGGGCTGAAGGCAGAAGTTATAAGAATAAATAAAGCCCTCGAGCCGGAGGTCTTCAAGTCCTCGAAGCTTCGCATAAGGGTGGAATAGCCCGCTTCAGGCCGTCGAGCCGTTTTTTAGAGTTCCTATTTTAAATAGCTATATTATGGACATAGCCGTCTTTTTTGCAATAGCTGCGCTAATAATCATCCTTGGTTTTCTCGGCGAGCTGGTGTTCAAAAAGACCAATGTCCCCGACGTCTTGTGGCTCATGATTTTTGGCATACTTATCGGCCACTTTTTTGGATTTTACCAAACGGACCTTATTGCCGATATCGCCTCAATTTTCACCACCTTTGCTCTTATATTCATACTTTTCGAGGGCGGGCTTAACCTTAAAATCCATGAGGTTTTTGAAGGCATGTTTGGCGGCTCCCTTCTAGCAATTGTAACCTTTATCTTTAGCGTTGTTTCCGTAACCGTGGTTGCGGTTTATTTTGGGTTTGGCCTCGCTCAGGGAGTTCTTTTGGGTATGATTCTGGGAGGCACATCTTCTGCGGTGGTTGTGCCCATCGTAAAGCGATTAACCATTTCTAAGCAGGCCTCTTCTTCCCTGGTGCTTGAGTCGGCGATTACCGATGTTCTCTGCATTGTTGCGGTTTTGGCGACAATTGAGATTTACGGAATTGGCTTTGCCAATCTCGATACGGGGCTTCTTTTGAACAGCGTCCTGAGCAAGTTCCTTCTGGCTTTCTTTATCGGAGGCGTCGGTGGCTATCTATGGCTCCATGTTCTTAACAAGATGTCCGGGCACACCAAATCCTATATGATAACGATTGCCTTTTTGCTGCTAATCTATTCCTTTACCGAGTACCTGAAAAGCAGCGGCGCAATGGCATGCCTTGCCCTGGGCGTGATTCTGGGAAACTCCGAGCGGCTAATGAAGCTAGGAAGCAACGGCGAAACCCAGACAAGGACATCGATAAGAGAGGCAGAGAGGTTTTTTTACTCGGAAATCTCATTCCTTGTAAAGTCCTTCTTCTTTGTTTACCTGGGGCTTCTTATGAACTTTTCAAGTGTGGAGCCGTACCTTATCGCAGGAGTTATAGTTTTGGGTCTGTACCTGATGAGGCCGATTTCAACCCTTGTCGCAGGAAAGAACTTCACTCCCGAAGACCGGGCGGTAGTCGACAGCTTGGTTCCAAAAGGCCTTGCCCCCGCCATTCTTGCCGGGATACCTCTGAAAGCTGGCATTCCCGGAACGGAGTCCTTTGTCAGCATAGTCCTTGCCTGCATACTCATATCTATACTGCTTAGCACAGTGCTTGTGTTCCTTGCTGAAAGGAAGAAATACTGGGGAATCAGCAATTACCTTCTTGGAAGGGTCGCCAAAAGAAAGGCGCTTGACTTCAAGGGTGCGCCTGATAAAGAGCCCACCACAACACCTTACTCAGAAAAGCCCCCCAAGAAATCCAAATAGCGTATGTGGCATAAGTTGGCTTATGGTCCGGGTGAATTTGGCATCATAAGGCAATTCTTTTTATAATAATATGATAAAGGCAATCATATTTGATTTGTTTGGGACACTGACCTGTGGGGGCTGTGACCCTGAAAAGGAGATCATCAGAGTGTTTGCCCTTAGGGAGGACTATAACTTTGTGGAGAAGGTTGTATCCGGAGCCAAATTTGGGGGCATGGACGCGTATTTAAGCAATATCATTAATCAATTGAATCTCCCGGATAATCCGGAAACAAGAAAAGCCTTGGAGGATATTTTCGAGCAGGATGTTACCAAGGAAAAAATAAACCCCGAGATGGTGGCTTTGGTAAAGGCCTTAAAATCAAAAGACCTCAAATTAGGGCTTCTCTCGGATATGCCAAACCCCATCTATGACCTGGTAGGAAAGGCCAATTTGTGCGCTCTTTTTGACGAAATATTATACTCTTACAGTACGGGATTATCCAAGCCGGACCTAAGATTCTTTGGTATGATGGTTTCCAAGCTTGGCGTGAAAAACGAAGAGATAATCATGGTTGGCGATTCCCTAAGGAGAGATATCAGTCCTGCAAGAGAGCTTGGCATGAAGCCGATTCTTTTCCAAAGTGCGGATCAATTGAGAAAAGAACTGGCATCTTTTTCAATAAGCGTAGATTAAAGGTTAACCTCTAACTGATGGAATTTGGCGAAGTTTTGCTGACCAATAATTTACAAACAGATAGACAAAGCAAAATTTGGGTCGAGTGAAACGAGCCGCTAAATTCCTGTTATACGACCGAGCGACCTAAGGGAGTGAGGCAAGCAACTCCGAGAGTTGCGCAGCGTATGACGCAGGGCGGCGGACTTTAATCTTCGGAATACTCAGAATATTCATCAATTATTGAGTCATTCATGTGTTCTAGTTTCTTTTCTTTTGACAGTTCAATAACGGAATCATAGGAGATAAATGAACA
The sequence above is drawn from the Candidatus Aenigmatarchaeota archaeon genome and encodes:
- a CDS encoding FAD synthase; this encodes MPKTVLVFGTFDIFHPGHEFFLKEAKKHGDTLEVVVARDKTVEEVKGMAPRNDERKRVFVLQSLDYIDEVILGSLGDKYQIIEALEPDVICLGYDQKAFTDNLGEEIKKRGLKAEVIRINKALEPEVFKSSKLRIRVE
- a CDS encoding cation:proton antiporter, with protein sequence MDIAVFFAIAALIIILGFLGELVFKKTNVPDVLWLMIFGILIGHFFGFYQTDLIADIASIFTTFALIFILFEGGLNLKIHEVFEGMFGGSLLAIVTFIFSVVSVTVVAVYFGFGLAQGVLLGMILGGTSSAVVVPIVKRLTISKQASSSLVLESAITDVLCIVAVLATIEIYGIGFANLDTGLLLNSVLSKFLLAFFIGGVGGYLWLHVLNKMSGHTKSYMITIAFLLLIYSFTEYLKSSGAMACLALGVILGNSERLMKLGSNGETQTRTSIREAERFFYSEISFLVKSFFFVYLGLLMNFSSVEPYLIAGVIVLGLYLMRPISTLVAGKNFTPEDRAVVDSLVPKGLAPAILAGIPLKAGIPGTESFVSIVLACILISILLSTVLVFLAERKKYWGISNYLLGRVAKRKALDFKGAPDKEPTTTPYSEKPPKKSK
- a CDS encoding HAD-IA family hydrolase — encoded protein: MIKAIIFDLFGTLTCGGCDPEKEIIRVFALREDYNFVEKVVSGAKFGGMDAYLSNIINQLNLPDNPETRKALEDIFEQDVTKEKINPEMVALVKALKSKDLKLGLLSDMPNPIYDLVGKANLCALFDEILYSYSTGLSKPDLRFFGMMVSKLGVKNEEIIMVGDSLRRDISPARELGMKPILFQSADQLRKELASFSISVD